The proteins below are encoded in one region of Streptomyces marianii:
- a CDS encoding ATP-binding protein, with protein MLSGDVAGERHQPSRPSVPTGASAARGRVERLLEDRFREAPQVRPQAAVLTDALLVTSELVTNAIRHGGGVTGFAARVTDEGLELTVRDRNPAVPVVRLRPDGQTFPVGGYGWPLVQRLATRIHITPLREGKSITVLLPLGPRSPA; from the coding sequence ATGCTGTCAGGCGACGTGGCCGGCGAGCGGCACCAGCCTTCGCGGCCCTCGGTGCCGACGGGCGCGTCCGCCGCCCGCGGTCGGGTCGAACGGCTGCTGGAGGACCGTTTCCGGGAAGCGCCCCAAGTCCGGCCGCAGGCCGCGGTGCTGACGGATGCTCTGCTGGTCACCTCGGAGCTGGTGACCAACGCGATCCGGCACGGAGGCGGGGTCACCGGCTTCGCGGCACGGGTGACCGACGAAGGGCTGGAGCTGACGGTGCGGGACCGCAACCCCGCCGTGCCCGTCGTGCGCCTCCGACCGGACGGGCAGACGTTCCCCGTGGGCGGCTACGGCTGGCCCCTCGTCCAACGACTCGCCACACGCATCCACATCACCCCGCTGCGCGAGGGGAAGAGCATCACGGTCCTGCTCCCCCTCGGCCCGCGCTCTCCGGCCTGA
- a CDS encoding GPP34 family phosphoprotein, with amino-acid sequence MTTARDLMITAMDVAPSRPVTQGDLSLALAGAEVVDLLAAEAVTLDGDRIVPGLGPATGDPLLAQAVSSLVREAPYELVGDWLWRRGRGLSAAYLAALEAEGLFGRPRRRGLRFRAGREAPADSADRRAAAERLASDEPVLAALASAVGIRDDGVGGGEEGPDREKPVHPESPESPENPENPETGYEGRHETGSGAGTGSEGGRGTGGDRAGDGTGTGGLQEGSGGFPSVSDDVDTVLAAVLDALTQLEAMRQRRSVEQAAFDNIWRGD; translated from the coding sequence ATGACCACTGCACGAGACCTGATGATCACCGCCATGGACGTGGCGCCCAGCCGCCCCGTCACGCAGGGCGATCTGTCGCTCGCGCTCGCGGGAGCGGAGGTCGTCGACCTGCTCGCCGCCGAGGCCGTCACCCTGGACGGCGACCGCATCGTGCCCGGTCTCGGACCCGCCACGGGCGATCCGCTGCTGGCCCAGGCCGTGTCGTCGCTGGTCCGCGAGGCGCCGTACGAGCTCGTCGGCGACTGGCTCTGGCGACGGGGCAGGGGCCTGTCCGCGGCGTATCTGGCCGCGCTCGAGGCGGAGGGGCTGTTCGGCCGGCCACGCCGCCGCGGGCTGCGCTTCCGGGCCGGCCGCGAGGCGCCGGCAGATTCGGCGGACCGGCGGGCGGCGGCGGAACGTCTGGCCTCGGACGAGCCGGTCCTGGCCGCGCTCGCGTCGGCCGTCGGAATCCGCGACGACGGCGTGGGCGGCGGCGAGGAGGGACCGGACCGCGAGAAACCCGTCCACCCCGAGAGCCCCGAGAGCCCCGAGAACCCGGAGAACCCCGAAACCGGGTACGAGGGCCGGCACGAGACCGGGAGCGGGGCCGGAACCGGGAGCGAGGGCGGCCGTGGGACCGGCGGTGACAGGGCGGGCGACGGGACCGGGACGGGCGGGCTCCAGGAGGGCTCCGGTGGCTTCCCGAGCGTGTCCGACGACGTGGACACGGTGCTCGCGGCCGTGCTCGACGCGCTGACGCAGTTGGAGGCCATGAGGCAGCGTCGCTCCGTCGAGCAGGCCGCGTTCGACAACATCTGGCGAGGCGACTGA
- the aspA gene encoding aspartate ammonia-lyase: protein MPTHDQAHPDDPRDEAPGAFRREHDLLGDRDVPADAYYGIHTLRAAENFPITGTAVSAYPDLVTALASVKQAAALANRELGLLDPAKADAVVAACEEIRAGKLHREFVVDVIQGGAGTSTNMNANEVVANRALELLGHRKGEYARLHPLEDVNAGQSTNDVYPTAVKIALDLAAQRLLDAMEVLRGAFDTKAAEFADVLKMGRTQLQDAVPMTLGQEFATYAVMLGEDHKRLTEARELIREINLGGTAIGTGLNAHPRYAALAARNLRTITGLPLTVAEDLVEATQDAGAFVQLSGVLKRIAVKLSKTCNDLRLLSCGPRAGFAEINLPPVQAGSSIMPGKVNPVVPEVVNQIAFEVIGNDMAVTMAAEAGQLQLNAFEPLIAHSLLKSLTHLRAGCLTLAERCVTGITANRDHLAALVTRSIGLATALNPHIGYEQATAVAQEALSSGRSVHELVLAKGLLTEEQLRLVLLPDNLARPHGRQPVRDAVS, encoded by the coding sequence ATGCCCACGCACGACCAGGCCCACCCCGACGACCCGCGCGACGAGGCCCCCGGCGCGTTCCGCCGCGAGCACGATCTGCTCGGCGACCGCGACGTCCCCGCGGACGCCTACTACGGCATCCACACCCTGCGGGCCGCCGAGAACTTCCCCATCACCGGCACCGCCGTCTCGGCCTACCCGGACCTCGTCACCGCCCTCGCCTCCGTCAAGCAGGCCGCGGCACTCGCCAACCGTGAACTCGGGCTCCTGGACCCCGCCAAGGCGGACGCGGTCGTGGCGGCGTGCGAGGAGATACGGGCCGGGAAGCTGCACCGCGAGTTCGTCGTCGACGTGATCCAGGGCGGTGCGGGCACCTCGACGAACATGAACGCCAACGAGGTCGTCGCCAACCGGGCCCTGGAACTCCTCGGCCACCGCAAGGGCGAGTACGCCCGGCTGCACCCGCTGGAGGACGTCAACGCCGGCCAGAGCACCAACGACGTCTACCCCACCGCCGTGAAGATCGCCCTCGACCTCGCCGCCCAGCGGCTGCTGGACGCCATGGAGGTGCTGCGCGGGGCCTTCGACACGAAGGCGGCGGAGTTCGCGGACGTCCTCAAGATGGGCCGTACGCAGCTCCAGGACGCGGTCCCGATGACCCTGGGCCAGGAGTTCGCGACATACGCCGTCATGCTCGGCGAGGACCACAAGCGACTCACCGAGGCCCGTGAGCTCATCCGGGAGATCAACCTCGGCGGCACGGCCATCGGTACCGGACTCAACGCCCACCCGCGGTACGCGGCGCTGGCGGCCCGGAACCTGCGGACCATCACCGGCCTGCCGCTGACCGTCGCCGAGGACCTCGTCGAGGCCACCCAGGACGCCGGCGCGTTCGTCCAGCTGTCCGGCGTCCTCAAGCGGATCGCCGTCAAGCTCTCCAAGACCTGCAACGACCTGCGGCTGCTGTCCTGCGGCCCGCGGGCCGGCTTCGCCGAGATCAACCTGCCGCCGGTGCAGGCGGGTTCGAGCATCATGCCCGGCAAGGTGAACCCCGTGGTCCCCGAGGTCGTCAACCAGATCGCCTTCGAGGTCATCGGGAACGACATGGCGGTGACCATGGCGGCCGAGGCGGGGCAGCTCCAGCTCAACGCCTTCGAACCGCTGATCGCCCACAGTCTGCTGAAGAGCCTGACCCATCTGCGGGCCGGCTGCCTGACGCTCGCCGAGCGCTGCGTCACGGGCATCACCGCCAACCGGGACCACCTCGCAGCCCTCGTCACCCGCTCCATCGGCCTGGCGACCGCGCTCAACCCGCACATCGGCTACGAACAGGCCACCGCCGTCGCCCAGGAGGCGCTGAGCTCCGGCCGCAGCGTGCACGAACTCGTCCTCGCCAAGGGCCTGCTGACGGAGGAGCAGCTCAGGCTCGTCCTGCTCCCGGACAACCTGGCCCGCCCGCACGGCCGTCAGCCGGTCCGGGACGCCGTCTCCTGA
- a CDS encoding asparaginase, which translates to MGRMVVISTGGTIASRWQGSGFAADANGGEVMATAPLPEGISVEVVDLFSVNSPRLTTHHQLTLLRTVHEVLADPGVDGIVVTHGTDTLEESAFLVDLHHDDPRPVVFTGAQLPLGATDGDGPGNLHDALLTAATTRGLGVVIAFDGKVHPARGTVKTQTLAPDAFADPSGTRLGNVGFGRVSVLRRPERPAALALPAVPETAPRVDMVMHHCDADALLFDAALDAGAQGVVLVATGAGNATPEIAEAVAAATSRGVLVALTTRVQAGPVTEIYTHGGAVDLVAAGAVPTGTFRAGQARIAVLSALLATADPRERERVLRHALGEPAAADVRPADLARV; encoded by the coding sequence GTGGGACGCATGGTCGTCATCAGCACCGGAGGGACGATAGCCAGCCGCTGGCAGGGTTCCGGTTTCGCCGCCGACGCGAACGGGGGAGAGGTCATGGCCACCGCCCCGCTGCCGGAGGGCATCAGCGTCGAGGTCGTGGACCTCTTCAGTGTGAACAGCCCCCGGCTCACCACCCACCATCAGCTGACCCTCCTCCGCACGGTCCACGAGGTGCTCGCGGACCCCGGTGTCGACGGAATCGTCGTCACCCACGGCACCGACACGCTCGAGGAGTCCGCCTTCCTCGTGGACCTCCACCACGACGACCCGCGACCGGTGGTCTTCACCGGCGCGCAGCTCCCGCTCGGGGCGACGGACGGCGACGGTCCCGGCAATCTCCACGACGCCCTGCTGACCGCCGCGACGACCCGCGGTCTGGGCGTCGTGATCGCCTTCGACGGCAAGGTGCACCCGGCCCGCGGCACGGTCAAGACGCAGACCCTCGCCCCCGACGCCTTCGCCGACCCCTCCGGCACCCGCCTCGGCAACGTCGGTTTCGGCCGGGTGTCCGTACTGCGCCGGCCGGAGCGCCCCGCCGCGCTCGCGCTGCCCGCCGTCCCGGAGACGGCCCCCCGCGTCGACATGGTCATGCATCACTGCGACGCGGACGCCCTGCTGTTCGACGCCGCGCTGGACGCGGGGGCCCAGGGCGTCGTCCTGGTGGCCACCGGGGCCGGGAACGCGACCCCGGAGATCGCCGAGGCCGTCGCCGCCGCCACCTCCCGCGGCGTGCTCGTCGCCCTGACCACCCGGGTCCAGGCCGGCCCGGTCACCGAGATCTACACGCACGGCGGCGCCGTCGACCTGGTGGCCGCGGGCGCCGTGCCGACCGGCACGTTCCGTGCCGGGCAGGCCCGGATCGCCGTGCTGAGCGCGCTGCTCGCCACCGCGGACCCCCGGGAGCGGGAACGGGTGCTGCGCCATGCGCTCGGCGAACCGGCGGCCGCAGACGTCCGGCCCGCGGACCTGGCGCGGGTGTAG
- a CDS encoding Lrp/AsnC family transcriptional regulator, with translation MDEIDRAILRELQNDGRLSNQELAQRVGLTPSPCMRRVRQLEQDGVIQGYRAVIDPDAVDRGFEVLVSIEVARDREVVESFESALQDIPDVIEAHRLFGSPGCLLRIAVSDLRAYERLWIEKLTALSGVTEVNSQIIMKRIKEARGLPVDG, from the coding sequence ATGGACGAGATCGACAGGGCAATCTTGCGCGAGCTCCAGAACGACGGCCGGCTGAGCAACCAGGAGTTGGCGCAGCGCGTCGGCCTCACGCCGTCGCCCTGCATGCGCCGCGTACGGCAGCTGGAGCAGGACGGCGTGATCCAGGGCTACCGGGCGGTGATCGACCCCGATGCGGTCGACCGGGGGTTCGAGGTGCTGGTCTCCATCGAGGTGGCGCGCGACCGCGAGGTGGTCGAGTCCTTCGAGTCGGCCCTGCAGGACATCCCGGACGTCATCGAGGCGCACCGCCTGTTCGGCAGCCCGGGGTGCCTGCTGCGGATCGCGGTGAGCGATCTCCGCGCCTACGAACGGCTGTGGATCGAGAAGCTGACGGCGCTGTCCGGCGTCACCGAGGTCAACTCCCAGATCATCATGAAGCGCATCAAGGAAGCCCGGGGACTTCCGGTGGACGGCTGA